A window of Tripterygium wilfordii isolate XIE 37 chromosome 7, ASM1340144v1, whole genome shotgun sequence contains these coding sequences:
- the LOC120002001 gene encoding heat shock protein 90-5, chloroplastic-like: protein MAPVLSRSVTAASLVSLPSSTPFSLKHANRAFNLRSAHLPQSNLRKGFCSSGLKWKFDKRNDRFTVRCDTAVAEKEAADASGEKFEYQAEVSRLMDLIVHSLYSHKEVFLRELVSNASDALDKLRFSSVTDPSLLGDASELEIRIKPDQDNGTITITDTGIGMTKEELIDCLGTIAQSGTSKFLKALKENKDVGADNGLIGQFGVGFYSAFLVAEKVVVSTKSPRSDKQYVWEAAADSSSYLIREETNPDKILRRGTQITLYLREDDKYEFAEPTRIQNLVKNYSQFVSFPIYTWQEKSRTVEVEEEEEPKEGEEGKEEGEKKKKKTTKTEKYWDWELANETKPIWMRIPKEVEKEEYQEFYKKTFNEFLDPLAYTHFTTEGEVEFRSVLYVPGMGPLNNEDVVNPKTKNIRLYVKRIFISDDFDGELFPRYLSFVKGVVDSNDLPLNVSREILQESRIVRIMRKRLVRKSFDMIQEISENENKEDYKKFWENFGRFIKLGCVEDSGNHKRIAPLLRFYTSKSEEELTSLDDYVENMGENQKAIYYLATDSLKSAKTAPFLEKLVQKDIEVLYLIDPIDEVAIQNLQTYKEKKFVDISKEDLELGDEDEVKERETKQEYNLLCDWIKQQLGDKVAKVQVSKRLSSSPCVLVSGKFGWSANMERLMKAQALGDTSSLEFMKGRRILEINPDHPIVKDLNAACRNAPDSSDAKRAIDLLYDTALISSGFSPDSPAELGGKIYEMMAMALGGRWGRTEGDEAEAQEGTAAATKADASTSEAEVIEPSEVRAESDPWQD from the exons ATGGCTCCAGTTCTTAGCAGAAGCGTCACAGCTGCCTCTCTGGTCTCGCTTCCTTCTTCGACACCTTTCTCACTGAAACACGCCAACAGGGCCTTCAATCTCAGAAGCGCTCATCTGCCGCAAAGCAACCTCAGGAAGGGATTTTGTTCTAGTGGACTCAAGTGGAAGTTCGATAAGCGAAATGACAGATTCACTGTCCGATGCGACACGGCTGTGGCTGAAAAAGAGGCCGCCGATGCTTCCGGGGAGAAGTTCGAGTACCAAGCCGAG GTTAGTCGCCTGATGGATTTGATAGTTCACAGCTTATACAGCCATAAGGAGGTTTTCCTTCGGGAGCTCGTAAG CAATGCAAGTGATGCGTTGGATAAATTGAGATTCTCAAGTGTGACCGATCCCTCTCTTCTTGGAGATGCTAGTGAGCTAGAGATACGCATCAAGCCGGATCAAGACAATGGGACCATCACTATAAC TGATACTGGCATTGGCATGACAAAGGAAGAGCTCATTGACTGTCTTGGAACCATTGCCCAGAGTGgtacttcaaaatttttgaaggctCTTAAG GAAAATAAGGATGTTGGTGCAGACAACGGCTTGATCGGTCAATTTGGTGTTGGGTTCTATTCTGCTTTTCTTGTCGCGGAGAAG GTTGTCGTCTCTACAAAAAGCCCACGATCGGACAAACAGTATGTTTGGGAAGCGGCAGCTGATAGCAGCTCTTATTTAATTAGGGAAGAGACCAATCCTGACAAGATCCTACGTCGTGGAACGCAAATCACTCTTTATCTTAGG GAGGATGACAAGTATGAATTTGCAGAACCAACAAGAATCCAGAATTTGGTGAAGAATTACTCACAGTTTGTTTCTTTCCCCATCTATACATGGcaagaaaaatcaagaacaGTGGAG gtagaagaggaggaagaaccgAAAGAAGGGGAAGAAGGGAAGGAAGAG ggtgagaagaagaagaagaagactacTAAAACAGAAAAGTATTGGGACTGGGAATTGGCCAATGAAACAAAACCAATCTGG ATGCGGATTcccaaggaagttgaaaaagagGAGTATCAGGAGTTTTACAAGAAGACATTCAATGAATTCTTGGATCCACTTGCGTACACACATTTCACGACTGAG GGTGAGGTGGAATTTAGGAGTGTTCTCTATGTTCCTGGAATGGGTCCTCTTAACAATGAGGATGTTGTGAAtccaaaaacaaagaatatacGGCTGTATGTGAAGCGGATATTTATCTCAGATGATTTTGATGGCGAGCTG TTTCCACGATACTTGAGCTTTGTTAAGGGCGTGGTGGACTCGAATGATCTTCCTCTTAATGTTTCTCGGGAGATTCTTCAAGAAAGTCGAATT gtGAGAATTATGCGGAAGAGGCTGGTCAGGAAATCATTTGACATGATTCAAGAGATCTCTGAAAATGAGAATAAAGAG GATTACAAAAAATTCTGGGAGAACTTTGGCAGGTTTATTAAATTAGGATGCGTTGAAGACTCTGGAAATCACAAGCGCATAGCACCACTTTTGCGGTTTTATACTTCCAAAAGTGAAGAggaacttactagtttagatgATTATGTGGAAAATATGGGTGAGAACCAAAAGGCTATCTATTACCTAGCAACAGACAGCTTGAAGAGTGCCAAAACTGCTCCATTTTTGGAGAAATTGGTTCAGAAAGATATTGAG GTCCTCTATCTAATTGATCCTATTGACGAAGTTGCCATCCAGAATCTACAGACATACAAAGAGAAAAAATTTGTTGACATCAGCAAGGAAGATCTTGAACTTG GTGACGAGGATGAGGTCAAAGAACGGGAGACTAAACAAGAATATAATCTTCTCTGTGATTGGATAAAGCAGCAACTTGGTGACAAGGTGGCTAAAGTTCAAGTTTCTAAACGTCTAAGCTCGTCACCATGTGTGCTTGTTTCTGGCAAGTTTGGATGGTCTGCAAATATGGAGAG GCTGATGAAAGCACAGGCTCTTGGAGATACTTCAAGTTTGGAGTTCATGAAGGGAAGGAGAATATTAGAGATAAATCCAGATCATCCCATCGTCAAAGACTTAAAT GCTGCCTGTAGGAATGCTCCGGACAGCAGTGATGCCAAGAGAGCTATCGATCTTTTATACGACACTGCATTAATCTCTAGCGGATTTTCA CCTGATAGCCCTGCTGAGTTGGGTGGCAAGATATACGAGATGATGGCCATGGCACTTGGCGGCAGATGGGGTAGAACGGAGGGTGATGAGGCCGAGGCGCAGGAAGGTACTGCTGCTGCCACGAAGGCTGATGCAAGCACCTCAGAAGCAGAAGTAATCGAACCATCAGAAGTTCGGGCAGAGAGTGATCCTTGGCAGGATTAA
- the LOC120002004 gene encoding alpha/beta hydrolase domain-containing protein 17B-like, translated as MGASTSSMAAKFAFFPPNPPTYNVVVDEASGKLKISDVHQRDEVDVLKLCTKKGNEIVAVYVKNPSASLTLLYSHGNAADLGQMYHIFTELSLHLNVNLMGYDYSGYGQSSGKPSEQDTYADIEAAYKCLEEKYGAREEDIILYGQSVGSGPVLDLAYHLPQLRAVILHSPILSGLRVMYPVKRTFWFDIYKNIDKIPLVSCPVLVIHGTEDEVVDISHGKQLWELCKEKYEPLWVKGGNHCNLELYPEYLKHLRKFISAIEKLPRRETLAVENADQSEHPLNPTESSSRSSTDHREKGRPSTGQREKSWPSTENREKSRASTDRKEKPRKSISRSTKARNSTDQPEKARNSFDRLGEMVRSVGLCNVDCLKQTALEA; from the exons ATGGGGGCTTCAACGTCATCTATGGCGGCGAAGTTTGCATTTTTTCCGCCAAATCCTCCGACGTATAACGTAGTTGTGGATGAAGCAAGTGGGAAATTGAAGATCTCTGATGTGCATCAGAGGGATGAAGTGGATGTATTGAAGCTGTGCACAAAGAAAGGGAATGAGATTGTTGCAGTGTATGTCAAGAACCCATCTGCTTCATTGACTCTGCTTTACTCTCATGGCAATGCTGCTGATCTTGGCCAGATGTATCATATTTTCACTGAGCTTAGTCTTCATCTTAATGTCAACCTTATGGG GTATGATTACTCTGGTTATGGACAGTCATCTGGAAAG CCAAGTGAGCAGGACACATATGCTGACATTGAGGCTGCTTATAAATGCCTAGAAGAAAAGTATGGAGCAAGAGAGGAAGACATCATATTGTATGGACAATCTGTTGGGAGTGGACCTGTTCTGGACTTGGCATACCATTTGCCTCAATTAAGGGCTGTGATACTTCACAGTCCAATCCTGTCCGGCCTTCGAGTCATGTATCCTGTGAAGCGCACATTCTGGTTTGACATTTACAAG AATATAGATAAGATTCCACTCGTCAGTTGTCCGGTGCTGGTAATTCAT GGAACTGAAGATGAAGTGGTGGATATTTCTCATGGTAAGCAGCTATGGGAGCTTTGTAAAGAGAAGTATGAACCATTGTGGGTTAAAGGAGGAAACCACTGCAATCTGGAACTCTATCCAGAGTACTTGAAGCATCTCAGGAAGTTCATATCAGCCATCGAGAAGCTTCCACGTCGTGAAACTCTAGCAGTAGAAAATGCTGATCAGTCTGAGCATCCTTTGAACCCCACTGAATCTAGTTCCAGGTCAAGCACAGACCACAGAGAGAAGGGTAGGCCAAGTACTGGGCAGAGAGAAAAATCTTGGCCAAGCACAGAAaatagagagaaatcaagagcTAGTACTGATAGAAAAGAGAAGCCAAGAAAGAGCATCAGTCGCTCAACAAAAGCAAGGAACAGCACAGATCAACCAGAGAAAGCTAGGAACAGCTTCGACCG GTTGGGAGAGATGGTGAGATCTGTTGGATTGTGCAATGTTGATTGTTTGAAACAAACAGCCTTGGAGGCCTGA
- the LOC120001995 gene encoding phosphatidylinositol 4-kinase gamma 7-like, giving the protein MAVVVFKSPVGGEYHGNNRVEGKQPTGRRRVFVQTETGCVLGMELDRGDNAHTVKRRLQLALNVPTDESSLTFGDMVLKNDLSAVRNDSPLLLTRNYMHRSSSTPCLSPTGRDIQQRDWSGPIEILGRSDRFAKTKQLVKDVVKAIKMGVDPVLVHSGLGGAYYFRNTRGESVAIVKPTDEEPFAPNNPKGFVGKALGQPGLKRSVRVGETGFREVAAYLLDYDHFANVPSTALVKITHSIFNVNDGVNGNKPLGKKQVSKIASFQQFIQHDFDASDHGTSSFPVSAVHRIGILDIRILNTDRHAGNLLVRKLDGVGRFGQVELIPIDHGLCLPETLEDPYFEWIHWPQASIPFSDDELDYIRNLDPARDCEMLRMELPMIREACLRVLVLCTIFLKEAAEYGLCLAEIGEMMSREFRAGEEEPSELEVVCIEARGLIADREELLSPREDLEDEEFLFDVDCDEVGVDFTSKMAADDYMSRVPFHFGNGRLLAKLEESIEEEEESGEEEAAGQEGFAGLLVPERFPAVSKLSMSLKNSILGDKNLKYQKFSGAKPENGCLSGTSSGHRSANEQLPASMCFVKLADMNEEEWVLFLDKFQELLYPAFAKRKSVTIGQRQRQRLGTSCQF; this is encoded by the coding sequence ATGGCAGTGGTAGTGTTTAAGAGCCCAGTCGGTGGGGAATACCATGGGAACAATAGAGTGGAAGGTAAACAACCTACCGGGAGAAGACGGGTTTTTGTGCAAACAGAAACTGGTTGTGTCCTGGGGATGGAGTTGGACCGTGGTGACAATGCTCATACTGTGAAAAGAAGGTTGCAGCTTGCCCTTAATGTCCCCACGGATGAGAGCTCACTGACATTTGGGGATATGGTGTTGAAGAACGATCTAAGTGCTGTTCGAAATGATTCTCCTCTACTTTTAACACGCAACTATATGCACAGGAGTTCCTCCACTCCTTGTCTTTCACCTACTGGGAGGGATATCCAACAGAGAGATTGGAGTGGCCCTATTGAGATTTTAGGTCGGTCAGATCGCTTTGCTAAAACAAAACAACTGGTGAAGGACGTTGTGAAGGCAATTAAGATGGGTGTTGATCCAGTTCTTGTTCATAGTGGACTTGGAGGTGCATACTACTTCAGAAATACCAGAGGTGAGAGTGTTGCAATTGTGAAGCCGACGGATGAAGAACCTTTTGCACCAAACAACCCTAAAGGCTTTGTGGGTAAAGCCCTTGGCCAACCAGGTTTGAAGCGGTCAGTGCGGGTTGGGGAGACAGGGTTCAGAGAAGTTGCAGCCTACCTTTTGGACTATGATCACTTTGCAAATGTGCCTTCAACTGCCCTTGTGAAGATTACTCACTCAATTTTCAACGTCAATGATGGGGTGAATGGGAACAAGCCTCTTGGAAAGAAGCAGGTTAGCAAGATTGCTTCTTTCCAACAGTTCATACAGCATGATTTTGATGCCAGTGATCATGGGACATCAAGCTTCCCTGTTTCTGCTGTGCACCGCATAGGTATATTAGATATTAGGATACTAAACACGGACAGGCATGCTGGAAACCTTCTAGTGAGAAAACTTGATGGTGTGGGGAGGTTTGGTCAAGTGGAGCTAATTCCGATCGATCATGGCCTTTGTCTGCCTGAAACATTGGAGGATCCATACTTTGAGTGGATTCATTGGCCTCAGGCGTCAATTCCATTCTCTGATGATGAGCTCGACTATATACGGAACCTTGATCCTGCAAGGGATTGTGAGATGCTGCGGATGGAGCTCCCCATGATTCGAGAGGCTTGTCTTCGGGTTTTGGTTCTCTGCACAATTTTTCTGAAGGAAGCTGCTGAGTATGGCCTCTGTCTTGCTGAAATTGGAGAGATGATGAGTCGGGAATTTCGAGCCGGTGAAGAGGAACCAAGTGAGCTCGAGGTTGTATGTATTGAGGCAAGGGGGTTAATTGCAGACAGGGAGGAGCTGTTATCCCCCAGGGAAGATTTGGAAGATGAGGAGTTTCTATTCGATGTTGACTGTGATGAAGTGGGAGTTGACTTCACCTCAAAGATGGCTGCAGATGATTATATGTCAAGGGTACCATTTCACTTTGGTAATGGTCGTTTACTTGCAAAACTGGAGGAAAGCattgaggaggaagaggagagcgGAGAGGAAGAAGCAGCTGGACAAGAGGGTTTTGCAGGTCTGCTTGTTCCTGAAAGGTTCCCAGCTGTTTCAAAACTGTCAATGTCATTAAAGAATTCCATTTTAGGTGACAAGAACCtgaaatatcaaaaattttcagGAGCAAAACCTGAAAATGGCTGTCTCTCAGGCACATCATCTGGGCATAGGAGTGCGAATGAGCAACTTCCTGCGAGCATGTGCTTCGTAAAACTTGCAGATATGAATGAGGAGGAGTGGGTACTGTTTCTTGATAAATTTCAGGAGCTGTTATACCCAGCATTTGCCAAACGGAAATCAGTTACCATAGGtcagaggcagaggcagagaCTTGGTACTTCATGCCAGTTTTGA